In Deinococcus psychrotolerans, the genomic window GGATACGTATTCGACCCGTTTGCCGGGGTAGCGCTCGGTCATGTAGTGGCCCACCGCGTGCATCAGGTGAGTTTTGCCGAGGCCCACGTCGCCGTAGATAAAGAGTGGGTTGTAGGCTTTGCCGGGCGACTCGGCCACCGCCAAAGCCGCCGCGTGGGCAAGGTTGTTGTTCGGGCCCACCACAAAGTTTTCAAAGATGTATTTGGGGTTGAGATTGGGCGGGGGCACTGGCAGGCTCGGGACTGAGCGCTGGCTGCTGCGCGGATTGCTGGGCACTGGCGGGGGCGCGGGCGGTGGGTCAGGCAGCATCAGGGCGTCTTGTGCGGCGGGCAGCACTTGAAAGCTGACCTGCGGCTGCTCCGCGCCCAGTGACCTCAGCGCGTCTTCGAGCAGTTCGAGGTAGTGCTTTCTGAACCATTCCTGGGCAAAGCTGTTGCGGACGCCCAGCACCAGCGCTCCCTGCTCCACACCGATGAGGCGAACTGGAGCAAACCAAGTGTGGTATTCCACTTCCGAAATATTTTTACGGACATAAGCCAGCACATCCGTCCAGATTTCTTGCGAAATAGCCTTACCTCCCGGCTGAGCGAAACAAACCAGCCCTCTTCATAAACGCCTTACAAGCACCTTCAAATGAGCGCCGCCACCCCTGTGAGCCTTGCGGCACGGGGCGGCCCACTCACCTGTGGGGGGCATCATAGCACCCGATTTTGGCAGCAGAAATGGCTGCTTGATTCAAACGTTCAGGCCGCCAAAAGAGGGAACAGCTCAGGGACTGAGGCGGTAGAGTGCTCCAGCACTTTCAAACCAAACTGTCCCGCCGCTTTCCACTTCTAAGGCGCGGGGGCCGTCGCCCGGCACGCTGAGGCTTTGAGCGCTGAGTTGGCCGGGTTGCCAGCGGTAGAGCGCGTGGCGGGCCACGTCGGAGGCCCACAGTGTGCCGTCGGCGCTGGCCGAGAGCGCGGCGAGAATGGCTCCCGCCGGCACATTCAGTTCGCTGATGCTGCCCGAACCTGTGTCGATGCGGCTGAGTTTGCGCGTCCAGGAATCTACGAACCAAACGCTTTGGGCAGTGGCCGTCAGCAGGCGCGGGCGGGTTTTGCCCTTAACTCCCACCGGATAGCTGCGGGTCTGACCGCTGGCCGGATCGAAACGGATCACGGCTGGATTCGTCAAAAAACGTGAGTAGTACAGCACCCCGCCCGCGTCGGCGGTCAGGTCTTCGGCGTTGTCTTCGACGGGGTGGCTTTGCTGGACGCCGGACTGGACGCTCAGTTCAAAGAGGGCGTCTTGGCGGTATTGCAAGCTCCACAGCCGCCCGTCGGGGGTGCGGGTCAGAAAGTTGAGGTTGTCGCCGGGAGTGCCGAGCGGCATTTTTTTGAGCGCTTCGCCAACTTTGGCAGCTCCCACCCAGTTGCCCGCCACGTTTTGAATCATCAAGTAGCGGGTGCCGTCGGGGGCGACCGCCTGCGACGTAAAGCCTTCCTCGTCGGCGAGTGGCAACGCCTCGGCTTTGGCCGCGCCGCTGGCGATATCGAGGCTGATGACGGTGTGGCGCTGTGGATCGGGAGCATTGACGGTGGGCAAAACGTAGACTTGGCCGCCCGCCACCCGCAAGCTGCTGGCCTGATAATTGCTGACCGGCAGGGCGAAGCGCTGTAAAGGCAAATTCGCCAAATTGACACTGGGTGCGCCCGCGCCGCTGCCGGAAGCCGAGTTGCCTGAGAGTGTGCCGGGAACGTTGGCGCTGCCGCAAGCCCCCAAAAGCGCACTGAGCGTCAATAAGGCGGGCAGCCATTTGAAGGAAAAGGAGGAAGAGACAACCTGTGTCATACGGGTATCAAACACCGAAACCTCGTACCACTTCCTTACAACCCGAGTCAGAAAGCAAGGTTTTGCAGACTTTTTAGGAGAAGATCTGCAGCACAAACAAAGCCAAGCTGTTGTTTGTTAGCGCATTTGTTGGAATCATGGAAACTGGCAAGTGAGCGGCGTAACTGCGGGTCGCGGCCAGAACACCAACACTTGCTCAAGGTGAGGTCGTCCGTCAGGGCGGGGCTGGGCGCTCTAAACTGCGGACATGTTGCTCTGGATGCGCCAACATTGGCGGCCCCTTTTGGCATTGGCCCTGCTGATCGTTTTACCGCTGTTTTTGCTCGGCTACCTGACGCAAGACATCCACGAAAAAGAGGTGTTCGGTTTCGACGCGCCGGTCACGCTGTGGGTTCGGGCCAACGCGCCAGCGTGGTTTCAGCAGGTGGCTCTAACCTTTAGCGCCTTTGGCAGCGCCACTTGGATGACGCCGGTCAGCGCGGTTTTGTTAGTGGTGTTTTGGCGAAAATCAGCCGTGATGGGCCGTTATTTTCTGATCTCGCTGGGCGGTGTGATGCTGCTCAACATCATTCTCAAAGCCTTGGTCGGCCGGGTGCGTCCACAGATCGTGGAGTGGCTGTGGCAAGAAGGCGACAAGAGTTTTCCGAGCGGTCACGCGACGATGGCCGCCGCCCTGACTGTGACGCTGGTGGCCCTGCTGTGGCGCACCGGCTGGCGCTGGCCGCTGATCGTGCTCGGCACGCTCTACACGCTGCTGATGGGAACGGCGAGGGTCTACGTGGGCGTGCATTACCCCACTGACGTGCTGGGCGGTTGGGCGCTGGGGATCTTCTGGGCGGCGGGTACGGCGCTGGTGCTGTGGAAGCGGCTGCGCCAAGCTCAGCAGCACGCCACCGAACCGGGGAAAGTGGTGCATTTGGGCGACCAGTCTGCTTAAGTACGCCAATGTTTATCTTTGGATAAGCCGAGCGGAGCGGGCAGGCCCGGTAGGTGCGACCAAGCGTCGTCATCGGCGCTGCCCTGGTCAAGAAGCCGCTTTGCCCAAGACGCGAGAGATGGGAAAAGTACGGTTAGATGGGAGTGGATGGAGCGTTCTATGCGGGCAGGCCCGATAGGTGCCGCTCTGCTCAAGACGCGGAATCCCGAAACGGTAATCTTGTTGTACTTAGCGCCTAGCTCCACAGCTGCATCAATGCTGCGCCGCCTTCTTTGAGCCACCCCTGAGCTTGTCGGTATTCGGGAAAGAGGCGCTGCACCTCGGCCCAGTAAGCGGGCGAGTGGTTGAGCTCGGCGAGGTGGGCCGCTTCGTGGGCGGCCACATAGTGCAGCACCTCTGATGGAGCCAGAAGCAAGCGCCAGTGCAGCCTTACCACCCCTGCTGCCGTGCAACTGCCCCAGCGCCCCGATGCGTTGGTCATTTTGACGGCGCTGAGAGGCCGCCCCTTACGGAGTCGAGCGGCGTACTGCTGAACCACCGGCGTAAATATGTCCAGCGCCTGTTGCTTGTACCACGCTTCCACCGCGTCCCTTAAGTTTGCGGCGGGTGCGTGGAGTTCGTCATGGAGCCGCCGCGCCCGTTTGAGGTTTGGTACAGCCCTCAGCGTCAAACTATGGCCCATAAACGGCAAAACAGAGCCGTCGGTCAGCGGCGCGGCAACAGGTTTTCGCTGCTGAAAGGTTTGCAAATGCCGCTCGGCCCAGGCCCGTTTGTCTTCTACAAATTGGCGGAGGCGGGCTTCCTCGGTGAGCTGCGGCGCGTAAACAGTCAAGCCCTGCGCGGTGACTTTGAGGCCCACTGTGCGGCGTTGGCTGCGTCTCAGGCTGACGGGCAGGCCGCCGACCAGCAGACCGGAGAGGGAAGCAGTGGAGGAAGGCGGCACCGAGCCAGTTTAGAACACCAAAAAGCGGCGGCTGAGTTTCCCCGGCTGCCGCTTTAGTGATTTGGAGTTTAGAGCGAGCTGTAAGCGCCTTTGAAGGTGTCGCACTGATTGGGATCGCCATTTTTGAGGCCGGTGCTGAACCATTTGATGCGCTGCTGAGCCGTGCCGTGTGTAAACGAATCCGGCACCGCGTAGCCGCGCCCCTGCTTTTGCAAATTGTCGTCGCCGATGGCGCTGGCGGTGCTCAGGGCCTGCTGAATATCGGTTTGGGTGATCTTGGTGTACTGCGCCGTTTTGTTGCCCCACACGCCCGCAAAGCAGTCGGCTTGGAGTTCGAGCCGCACGCTGACCTGATTGGACGCGGCTTCAGACTGAGCGCTGCGCTGAGCGCGTTCGGCTTGGTCGGCGATGCCGAGTTCGTTCTGCACATGGTGGCCGATTTCGTGGGTGATCACGTAAGCGTAGGCAAAGTCGCCGCCGCCGCCGAGTTTTCGTTTCATTTCACTGAAGAAAGCGGTGTCTAGGTACACTTTGCTGTCCAGTGGGCAGTAAAACGGCCCGACCGCGCTGTTGGCCGTGCCGCAGCCGCCCCGCGTTTGGCCGCTGTAGAGAACCAATGTGGGCGGCGTATAGGTTTTGCCTGCCGCTTGAAACACTTTCGACCAAACGTCGTTGGTGCTGCCCAAAATTTTGGTGACGAACTGCCCCGTTTCGTCGCTGGGGATTCCGGTATTCGTCTGGGAAGTTGGCTGGCCGTTCTGCGTTTGCTGGCGCTGCGGCTGTGTTTGCCGGGGCTGGCTTTGCTGGGTTTGCGGCTGGGTGGTTTGGCCCGAATCGCCGCCGCCCAAAATGCTGCTGGGATCGATGCCGAAAAACATGGCGATGAGGGCGATAATCACCGCTCCAATGCCGCCCACAGCCACTCCGCCGCCGGGAATACCGCCACCGCCGCCTCCGCCCGCACCGCGCCGATCTTCAACATTGCCGCTGCCCGGCAGATTTTTCCAGTCCATGTTTGCTCTCCTTAAATGCTTAATCAGTGTTTATTGGGGACGCTTTCTCATCCCATTCTAAGCGGCTTAATCTGACGAAGCATTCAGGAATCGTTTTCGTTTGTTTGAAATTCTGGGGTTAGGCTATCCGAATGACCCATTCACGCCTTGATTTTGATTTCTCGCTGCTGAGCGCCGCTGAGCGCTACAAACTCGTGACCGGCGTGGTGGTGCCGCGCCCAATCGCTTGGGTCAGCACCCTCAACCCCGGCGGCGGCGTCAACCTCGCCCCATACAGCTTTTTTGGTTTGATGGGATCTGATCCGGCAGTGGTGGCCTTTTCACCGGGAGACAGGCCAGAGGGCGGCCCCAAAGACACTGCCCGCAACATTGGCGCGGGCGGCGAGTTTGTGGTCAATATGGTCAGCCGCGAGTTGGCCGACGCCATGAACCTGAGTGCCACCGATTTTCCGGCGGATCAAGCTGAACCTGCTCACCTAGGCATCGACCTCGCACCCTCGGGCCGCGTGCAAGTGCCGCGTGTGGCGCTCAGTCCGGTCAGCTTGGAATGCCGCGAGGTGCAAACCCTGACTTTGGGTCGCACTCGCATCATCTTGGGCGAAGTTCTGGCGCTGAGCATTTATGAGCGCCACCTCAAAGACGCCGAGAACTTGTACGTGGACACCGCCTCGCTGGACTTGATCGGTCGAATGGGTGGGCGCGGCGGGTACGCCACTACCCGCGACGCGTTTGAAATTCCGCGCCTGAGCTATCAGCAGTGGCTGGAGACTCAAGGTGACTGAGGTGCGCCGCGCCGTACCGGACGATGCCCCCGATTTAGCCCGCGTGCATGTGGCGAGTTGGGCTGAAACCTACCGAGGCTTGATGCCTGACACTTTTTTAGACAGCATGACCAGTCCGGCGCGGCAGACTCGCCGCCAAGTGCTGTGGCAGCAAAACCTAAACGAAGACAAGGAAAGTGTTTTCGTGGCCGATCAAGCAGGTGAAGTGGTTGGTTTTATTTCCGGCGGGTCAAGCACTTTCGCAAGGTATGACGCCGAACTGTTCACCCTGTATCTCCTCAAATCGGGGCAGGGCGGCGGTATTGGACGGGCGCTGATGCAGATCTTGGCAGCTGATCTAGCGGCGCGGGGTCACACTTCGCTGATGTTGTGGGTGTTGGACATCAACCCGGCTCGAACTTTTTACGAGCATCTGGGCGGTGTGGTCATCGGCGAAAAAACTGAGGCGGTGACCGGAGGAGAGTTGCACGAAGTGGCGTATGGCTGGGCCGATTTGAGGGCTTTGCTCTAAAAAAGCCAGTGCCGGGGTGTTAGCCTCAGGCCATGACCGTTTCCCCTCAAACCCTGACTTGGACTTCTCAGCGGGCCGCCAACGTGCCTGCCAGCGTCTTTGCTTTGATGGACGCCGCCAAAATGCGGGCGCTCGCGGC contains:
- a CDS encoding virginiamycin B lyase family protein, which codes for MTQVVSSSFSFKWLPALLTLSALLGACGSANVPGTLSGNSASGSGAGAPSVNLANLPLQRFALPVSNYQASSLRVAGGQVYVLPTVNAPDPQRHTVISLDIASGAAKAEALPLADEEGFTSQAVAPDGTRYLMIQNVAGNWVGAAKVGEALKKMPLGTPGDNLNFLTRTPDGRLWSLQYRQDALFELSVQSGVQQSHPVEDNAEDLTADAGGVLYYSRFLTNPAVIRFDPASGQTRSYPVGVKGKTRPRLLTATAQSVWFVDSWTRKLSRIDTGSGSISELNVPAGAILAALSASADGTLWASDVARHALYRWQPGQLSAQSLSVPGDGPRALEVESGGTVWFESAGALYRLSP
- a CDS encoding phosphatase PAP2 family protein, yielding MLLWMRQHWRPLLALALLIVLPLFLLGYLTQDIHEKEVFGFDAPVTLWVRANAPAWFQQVALTFSAFGSATWMTPVSAVLLVVFWRKSAVMGRYFLISLGGVMLLNIILKALVGRVRPQIVEWLWQEGDKSFPSGHATMAAALTVTLVALLWRTGWRWPLIVLGTLYTLLMGTARVYVGVHYPTDVLGGWALGIFWAAGTALVLWKRLRQAQQHATEPGKVVHLGDQSA
- a CDS encoding M48 family metallopeptidase, translating into MPPSSTASLSGLLVGGLPVSLRRSQRRTVGLKVTAQGLTVYAPQLTEEARLRQFVEDKRAWAERHLQTFQQRKPVAAPLTDGSVLPFMGHSLTLRAVPNLKRARRLHDELHAPAANLRDAVEAWYKQQALDIFTPVVQQYAARLRKGRPLSAVKMTNASGRWGSCTAAGVVRLHWRLLLAPSEVLHYVAAHEAAHLAELNHSPAYWAEVQRLFPEYRQAQGWLKEGGAALMQLWS
- a CDS encoding neutral zinc metallopeptidase, coding for MDWKNLPGSGNVEDRRGAGGGGGGGIPGGGVAVGGIGAVIIALIAMFFGIDPSSILGGGDSGQTTQPQTQQSQPRQTQPQRQQTQNGQPTSQTNTGIPSDETGQFVTKILGSTNDVWSKVFQAAGKTYTPPTLVLYSGQTRGGCGTANSAVGPFYCPLDSKVYLDTAFFSEMKRKLGGGGDFAYAYVITHEIGHHVQNELGIADQAERAQRSAQSEAASNQVSVRLELQADCFAGVWGNKTAQYTKITQTDIQQALSTASAIGDDNLQKQGRGYAVPDSFTHGTAQQRIKWFSTGLKNGDPNQCDTFKGAYSSL
- a CDS encoding flavin reductase family protein codes for the protein MTHSRLDFDFSLLSAAERYKLVTGVVVPRPIAWVSTLNPGGGVNLAPYSFFGLMGSDPAVVAFSPGDRPEGGPKDTARNIGAGGEFVVNMVSRELADAMNLSATDFPADQAEPAHLGIDLAPSGRVQVPRVALSPVSLECREVQTLTLGRTRIILGEVLALSIYERHLKDAENLYVDTASLDLIGRMGGRGGYATTRDAFEIPRLSYQQWLETQGD
- a CDS encoding GNAT family N-acetyltransferase, whose protein sequence is MTEVRRAVPDDAPDLARVHVASWAETYRGLMPDTFLDSMTSPARQTRRQVLWQQNLNEDKESVFVADQAGEVVGFISGGSSTFARYDAELFTLYLLKSGQGGGIGRALMQILAADLAARGHTSLMLWVLDINPARTFYEHLGGVVIGEKTEAVTGGELHEVAYGWADLRALL